A DNA window from Camelina sativa cultivar DH55 chromosome 13, Cs, whole genome shotgun sequence contains the following coding sequences:
- the LOC104738196 gene encoding protein PEROXIN-4: SSRARLFKEYKEVQREKVADPDIQLVCDDTNIFKWTALIKGPSETPYEGGVFQLAFAVPEPYPLQPPQVRFLTKIFHPNVHFKTGEICLDILKNAWSPAWTLQSVCRAIIALMAHPEPDSPLNCDSGNLLRSGDVRGFNSMASMYTRLAAMPKKG; this comes from the exons TCATCACGAGCGAGACTGTTTAAGGAATACAAAGAGGTTCAGCGTGAGAAAGTAGCTGATCCAGATATTCAATTGGTGTGTGACGATACCAACATTTTCAAATGGACCGCTCTtatcaag GGACCGTCTGAGACGCCTTATGAAGGCGGAGTTTTTCAGCTTGCATTTGCTGTTCCTGAACCGTATCCTCTACAACCTCCTCAAGTGCGATTCTTGACCAAGATATTCCATCCAAATGTGCACTTCAAG ACAGGGGAGATATGCCTCGACATATTGAAGAATGCGTGGAGTCCTGCTTGGACGCTTCAGTCCGTGTGTAGAGCCATCATAGCATTGATGGCTCATCCTGAACCGGACAGTCCTCTTAACTGCGACTCAg GCAATCTTCTTAGATCTGGGGATGTGAGAGGGTTCAATTCGATGGCAAGCATGTACACACGCCTCGCGGCAATGCCTAAAAAAGGATGA
- the LOC104736597 gene encoding uncharacterized protein LOC104736597, translating to MMDSESSMYSISSELSMFSEWYLWDVISLMKDALDGDEDEESEKKSKFISVMIRIIYVVRSMDLDSAEPDSKLISLIKQTIAVGKSIPDSEEPESQLVSLVTRSIPLISSTASEPELTSLVDQMYSCLKSVGLLEKKAAEDSKLSSLILQIISLPQFTSSPELGPTDLLLITISEIKSVLTSPPGDEDEESEKKSKFVLLIIEVISLVSSMDFDSAEPDSKLISLIKQTISVGKSIPDSEPESQLVSLVARSIPLIGSTESETELTSLVGQLYSYFQSEGFKTDSELSSLVLQFISFSRFEPDLPESQLLPLIKKLMSFTVYDSASILSRKMMSNLVSTTIQIITLLNFTNFNLDSLQKQEPELTPLISQAISLFNSMDFDSQPEPLRKIDNDYGGYSCVKDGCSSSAHSKCATQSNVWDGIELEGVLEEIEEQLEPFVTISDGVIQHFSHQHHHLRLDENTDREYDEDKLCQACVMPIYFGNLYSCMQCECFLHETCANLSRKLNHPIHPHLLTLMRRYEGVMGNKKNNCSACPWECKTGSLYECGEEECSFRLHVQCATVSEPLDHGSHMHPLFLTSKPGERRICSVCKETESRRSFPSTDETFNCIECDFVLCFKCATLPQKVRYKYDKHMLTLSYGEETTQTSTMMSWCEVCEQAINHKERFYMCDEYCCVTLHVECMLGRDLYMKPGSSWNNDSAVRMIHLLPNNHHMSRPICFVCKKRCLHKLVFFMDPEIVFCSTLCYHEMLNF from the exons ATGATGGATTCGGAGTCGTCCATGTATTCGATATCCTCGGAATTGTCCATGTTCTCGGAATGGTACCTATGGGATGTCATTTCTCTAATGAAAGATGCCTTAGACGGGGATGAGGATGAGGAATCGGAGAAGAAATCGAAGTTCATATCAGTTATGATTCGAATAATCTATGTGGTGAGGTCAATGGATTTGGATTCAGCAGAACCGGACTCGAAGCTCATATCACTCATTAAGCAAACAATTGCCGTCGGTAAATCTATACCGGATTCAGAAGAACCGGAGTCGCAATTGGTATCGCTCGTCACTCGATCGATCCCTCTCATCAGTTCCACCGCGTCGGAGCCGGAGCTGACGTCACTCGTTGATCAAATGTACTCGTGTTTAAAATCTGTGggtttattagaaaaaaaagcGGCGGAGGATTCGAAGCTTTCTTCACTCATTCTTCAGATCATCTCTCTCCCCCAGTTCACATCATCTCCGGAACTGGGCCCGACGGATTTGCTATTAATAACCATTTCTGAGATAAAATCTGTCTTAACTAGCCCACCCGGGGATGAGGATGAGGAATCAGAGAAGAAATCCAAGTTCGTATTACTCATTATTGAAGTAATCTCTCTGGTGAGCTCAATGGATTTTGATTCAGCAGAACCGGACTCGAAGCTCATATCACTCATTAAGCAAACGATCTCCGTCGGCAAATCTATACCGGATTCAGAACCGGAGTCGCAATTAGTATCGCTCGTGGCTCGATCGATCCCTCTCATCGGTTCCACCGAGTCGGAGACGGAGCTGACGTCACTCGTTGGTCAACTTTACTCGTATTTCCAATCCGAGGGTTTCAAAACGGATTCAGAGCTTTCGTCGCTCGTTCTTCAGTTCATCTCTTTCTCCCGGTTCGAACCCGACCTGCCGGAGTCGCAGCTATTACCACTCATTAAGAAACTAATGTCTTTCACCGTTTATGACTCGGCGAGTATACTTTCGAGGAAAATGATGTCAAATCTCGTATCAACAACTATTCAAATTATTACTCTGCTCAACTTTACCAATTTCAATTTGGATTCGCTGCAGAAGCAAGAGCCGGAGCTGACGCCACTCATCTCTCAGGCCATCTCACTCTTCAATTCTATGGATTTCGATTCCCAGCCTGAGCCGCTAAG AAAGATTGATAATGATTACGGGGGCTATTCTTGCGTCAAGGATGgttgttcttcttctgctcaTTCGAAATGTGCCACACAGAGCAATGTGTGGGATGGCATAGAACTTGAGGGAGTGCTTGAAGAAATCGAAGAACAACTTGAACCATTTGTGACGATAAGTGATGGAGTCATACAACATTTCAgccatcaacatcatcatttaAGACTTGATGAGAACACGGATAGAGAGTACGATGAGGATAAGCTATGTCAAGCATGTGTCATGCCAATCTATTTTGGTAACTTGTACTCTTGTATGCAATGTGAGTGTTTTCTACACGAAACATGTGCAAATCTTTCTCGCAAATTAAATCACCCGATACATCCACATCTACTCACTCTAATGAGAAGATATGAAGGTGTtatgggaaacaaaaaaaataactgttCAGCTTGTCCTTGGGAGTGCAAAACTGGTTCCCTCTATGAATGTGGCGAAGAAGAATGTTCTTTCCGGCTACATGTGCAGTGTGCCACAGTTTCTGAGCCATTAGACCACGGAAGTCATATGCATCCTTTGTTCTTAACATCCAAACCGGGAGAGCGAAGAATTTGTTCGGTTTGCAAAGAGACTGAGTCAAGACGTTCTTTCCCTTCTACAGATGAAACATTCAATTGCATTGAGTGTgactttgttttgtgtttcaaatgTGCTACTTTGCCTCAAAAGGTGAGGTATAAGTATGATAAGCATATGCTCACTCTTTCTTATGGGGAGGAGACAACTCAGACAAGTACCATGATGTCTTGGTGTGAAGTCTGCGAGCAGGCAATAAATCACAAGGAGCGGTTTTACATGTGTGATGAGTATTGTTGTGTCACACTACACGTTGAATGTATGCTTGGGAGGGACTTATACATGAAGCCCGGTTCATCGTGGAATAATGACAGCGCTGTTCGTATGATACATCTTCTACCCAACAATCATCACATGTCTCGACCTATTTGTTTCGTTTGTAAGAAGCGGTGTCTAcacaaattagttttttttatggacCCTGAAATAGTATTTTGTTCCACATTATGTTATCATGAGATGTTAAATTTTTAG
- the LOC104736598 gene encoding uncharacterized protein LOC104736598 encodes MDPELRLSFAISQMKSALDFSVWEEDAESGKKSKVISLMIRIMSLVMSMDLDSHPEPDPEVEPGLISLIKQTISVGKSIPDSEEPELQLVSLVARSIPLIGSAESEPELTSLVGQLYSSEGFEAGDSELSSLILQIISHARFTLYPWSEPDSHQQLSGGPMDSGSQLLTAISQIGSSIWDEEWEKKSKFISLMI; translated from the coding sequence ATGGATCCCGAATTGCGGCTATCATTTGCCATTTCTCAGATGAAATCTGCTTTAGACTTCTCCGTCTGGGAGGAGGATGCGGAATCGGGGAAGAAATCAAAGGTCATATCACTCATGATTCGAATAATGTCTCTGGTGATGTCAATGGATTTGGATTCACACCCGGAGCCGGACCCGGAGGTGGAACCGGGGCTCATATCACTCATTAAGCAAACGATCTCCGTCGGCAAATCTATACCGGATTCAGAAGAACCGGAGTTGCAATTAGTATCGCTGGTGGCTCGATCGATCCCTCTCATCGGTTCCGCCGAGTCGGAGCCGGAGCTGACGTCACTCGTTGGTCAACTGTACTCGTCCGAGGGTTTTGAAGCTGGTGACTCGGAGCTTTCATCGCTCATTCTTCAGATCATCTCCCACGCCCGGTTCACATTATATCCGTGGTCGGAACCAGACTCGCACCAGCAATTATCGGGTGGCCCTATGGATTCGGGATCGCAGCTATTAACTGCCATTTCTCAAATAGGCAGCTCCATCTGGGATGAAGAATGGGAGAAGAAATCCAAGTTCATATCACTTATGATTTGA